One genomic segment of Terrihabitans soli includes these proteins:
- a CDS encoding imelysin family protein: MSRLLAPLFFLLSLTPLAAQENITVRTNVDYPAVALRVIEEFAEPRYAALLTRAQAQREAWTTFCAADPSEDNFNQLTLQFVEAVNAWSGVEILRYGPVSEDFRYERIAYWPERKNDVQRGLQKLLSENDVLTPEGMRAKSVAVQGLSALERLLYDNDNRASLLAKGAGGKRRCAAGLAIAGNLENIAKDIVGAWPAVKEQMKVAGSTIPREAVTRFATDLLTIYQVTGDLKLDAPMGKTPAESKPKSAQWWRSGLSSQTLALNLQSAADLSWIILGPGDEGTNVVAVIETAQRLADNLPLPLSEMVTDQVQRRNIFLLRDAVRGARDLSGTYVPPALGITLGFNSLDGD, translated from the coding sequence ATGTCCCGCCTGCTTGCCCCCCTTTTCTTCCTCCTCTCCCTGACGCCGCTTGCGGCGCAGGAAAACATCACCGTGCGCACCAATGTGGACTATCCCGCAGTGGCGCTGCGCGTGATCGAGGAATTTGCCGAGCCGCGTTACGCGGCGCTTTTGACGCGTGCGCAAGCGCAGCGCGAAGCCTGGACGACATTCTGCGCGGCCGATCCGAGCGAGGACAATTTCAATCAGCTGACGCTGCAATTCGTCGAAGCGGTGAACGCCTGGTCGGGCGTCGAGATTTTGCGCTACGGCCCGGTGTCCGAGGATTTCCGCTATGAGCGCATCGCCTATTGGCCCGAGCGGAAAAACGATGTGCAGCGCGGGCTGCAGAAGCTGTTATCGGAAAACGATGTGCTGACGCCCGAAGGCATGCGCGCCAAGAGCGTTGCCGTGCAGGGGCTGTCGGCGCTGGAGCGTCTTCTCTACGACAACGACAACCGCGCTTCGCTGCTGGCAAAGGGCGCCGGCGGCAAACGCCGCTGCGCGGCTGGCCTTGCCATCGCCGGCAATCTCGAAAACATCGCCAAGGATATCGTCGGCGCCTGGCCGGCGGTGAAAGAGCAGATGAAGGTCGCGGGCTCGACAATTCCGCGCGAGGCGGTGACGCGCTTTGCGACCGATCTTCTGACCATCTATCAGGTCACCGGCGATCTGAAGCTCGATGCCCCGATGGGCAAAACGCCGGCGGAATCCAAACCGAAATCGGCGCAATGGTGGCGCAGCGGTCTGTCGAGCCAGACGCTGGCGCTCAATCTTCAGTCCGCCGCCGATCTGTCCTGGATCATTCTCGGTCCCGGCGATGAAGGCACGAATGTCGTTGCCGTGATCGAGACCGCGCAGCGCCTGGCCGACAATCTGCCTCTGCCTTTGTCGGAAATGGTGACGGATCAAGTGCAGCGCCGGAACATCTTTCTTTTACGCGATGCGGTGCGCGGCGCCCGCGATCTGTCGGGCACTTATGTGCCGCCCGCGCTCGGCATCACGCTCGGCTTCAACAGCCTGGATGGCGATTGA
- a CDS encoding di-heme oxidoredictase family protein, translating to MKRLFLATAAVLIASGAFAAGGDLSRAIGKALFERAWVPAPSSTLANDGLGPLFNARACSACHVGLDRSPSAKDEKGEFTHQGMVLKLSDAQGAGDPVYGLQLQTSAAPGFVPEGRLVASLAQDLNAGPLAPSTRSGIRSAPALRGLGRLTEVPDEAILAKADPDDKDGDGISGRVNWITDKNGEKRLGRFGLKASGANLIEQSEVAFSLDLGMSSKLLTAREGDCLTDICRNAPHGGTVDDPEIRHDLVAMIADYLSAVPPPAPVSTDPKGARLFASTGCASCHTPSLPVMNGTIAPHTDLLLHDLGAELDGGATEPGVAATEWRTAPLWGLSRALSAKAGLLHDGRAASVADAVALHGGEGAQARSRFGELPPEDQAALLRYVEGL from the coding sequence ATGAAACGGCTGTTCCTTGCCACAGCAGCGGTACTCATCGCATCCGGCGCGTTTGCCGCCGGGGGCGATCTGTCGCGCGCCATCGGCAAGGCACTCTTTGAGCGCGCCTGGGTTCCCGCGCCGTCTTCGACGCTGGCGAATGACGGGCTCGGCCCGCTGTTCAATGCGCGCGCCTGTTCGGCCTGCCATGTCGGGCTCGATCGTTCGCCGTCGGCAAAGGACGAGAAGGGCGAGTTCACCCATCAGGGCATGGTGCTGAAACTCAGCGACGCGCAGGGCGCGGGCGACCCGGTCTATGGATTGCAATTGCAGACCTCGGCGGCGCCCGGCTTTGTGCCGGAAGGGCGTCTCGTCGCCAGCCTTGCGCAAGATCTGAATGCGGGTCCGTTGGCGCCGTCAACGCGCAGCGGCATTCGTTCGGCGCCCGCTTTGCGCGGGCTCGGGCGTCTCACGGAGGTTCCGGACGAAGCGATCCTCGCCAAAGCCGATCCCGACGATAAAGACGGCGACGGCATTTCCGGCCGCGTGAATTGGATCACGGATAAGAACGGCGAGAAACGTCTCGGCCGCTTCGGCCTCAAGGCCTCCGGCGCAAATCTCATCGAGCAGAGCGAGGTGGCCTTCTCGCTCGATCTTGGAATGTCGTCGAAACTTCTGACGGCGCGGGAAGGGGACTGCCTTACCGATATCTGCCGCAACGCGCCGCATGGCGGCACGGTGGACGATCCGGAAATCCGCCACGACCTTGTCGCCATGATCGCCGATTATCTTTCCGCGGTGCCGCCGCCCGCGCCGGTATCGACCGATCCGAAAGGTGCCCGACTGTTTGCCTCGACCGGCTGCGCCTCCTGCCACACGCCGTCTCTTCCCGTCATGAACGGCACGATCGCCCCGCATACCGATCTTCTGCTGCACGATCTCGGCGCGGAACTCGACGGCGGGGCGACCGAGCCCGGCGTTGCCGCAACCGAATGGCGCACCGCGCCGTTATGGGGATTGTCGCGGGCGCTTTCCGCCAAGGCGGGGCTTCTGCATGACGGCAGGGCCGCGAGTGTTGCCGATGCGGTCGCCCTGCACGGCGGCGAAGGGGCGCAGGCCCGCTCGCGTTTTGGTGAACTGCCGCCTGAGGACCAGGCGGCGCTTTTGCGCTATGTCGAAGGCCTCTGA
- a CDS encoding multicopper oxidase family protein, which produces MWTRRAFLGSLGAAGALALADSVSKARAAIALPEAPPVSGGVLREFELLAAEHKGGVIGKAAKDAGFWLYNNELFPIVRVKRGDTVRAHLKNRLSEHTSIHWHGIRVPNRMDGVQYVTQPPVKPGEDFTYEFTPPDTGTFFFHSHCNGVSQIGRGLAGILLVEGDEPKTFDDEYVLALKDWRLAENGAFLPFYTEEGAGRAGSFGTVRTVNGQESFAQTVPAGKDIRVRVLNLDPTRMIDLGVEGADAFVIATDGNPIEPFPLHTWRMGAAMRVDLQIRTPEAGKSFTVRDYFSSKPWALANFTAQGGGAPSSDFVPRPLYAPHIPKPDLADAERITFRFSAAAGAAASIDTGIPADNPLAKELMDSLCTGQRGFWAINKAQWPTGGHQKLPPPLALLQDGRTYIFELMNGTPHPHPIHLHGHTFEVVSASRQDLPRFLADTVVVQPKERIEIAFVAAKGDWMFHCHILEHQENGMMGWLRVA; this is translated from the coding sequence ATGTGGACGCGGCGCGCCTTTCTGGGCTCGCTCGGAGCGGCGGGGGCCTTGGCCCTCGCCGATTCCGTTTCGAAAGCCCGCGCCGCGATTGCTTTACCCGAAGCGCCGCCGGTCTCCGGCGGCGTTTTGCGTGAATTCGAGCTTCTCGCCGCCGAACACAAAGGCGGGGTGATCGGCAAAGCCGCAAAGGACGCCGGCTTCTGGCTCTACAACAACGAGCTGTTTCCGATCGTCCGCGTCAAGCGTGGCGATACGGTGCGCGCCCATCTGAAAAATCGTCTGTCCGAACACACGAGTATTCACTGGCACGGCATCCGCGTGCCGAACCGTATGGACGGGGTGCAATATGTCACCCAGCCTCCGGTGAAGCCCGGTGAGGACTTCACTTACGAATTTACGCCGCCGGACACGGGTACGTTTTTCTTCCATTCGCATTGCAACGGTGTCAGCCAGATCGGCCGCGGCCTTGCGGGCATCCTGCTCGTCGAGGGCGATGAACCCAAAACGTTCGACGATGAATATGTGCTGGCACTGAAGGACTGGCGCCTCGCCGAGAACGGCGCGTTTCTGCCGTTCTATACCGAGGAGGGAGCAGGGCGCGCCGGAAGCTTCGGGACGGTGCGCACCGTCAACGGCCAGGAGAGTTTTGCGCAGACCGTTCCCGCGGGAAAAGATATCCGCGTGCGCGTTCTAAATCTCGATCCGACGCGCATGATCGATCTCGGCGTCGAGGGCGCCGATGCGTTTGTGATCGCGACCGACGGCAATCCCATCGAGCCGTTCCCGCTGCACACCTGGCGCATGGGCGCCGCGATGCGTGTCGATCTCCAAATCCGCACGCCCGAGGCGGGCAAAAGCTTCACCGTGCGCGATTACTTCTCATCGAAGCCCTGGGCGCTTGCGAATTTCACGGCGCAAGGTGGAGGCGCCCCGTCATCTGATTTCGTGCCGCGGCCTCTCTATGCGCCGCATATCCCGAAACCCGATCTCGCCGATGCCGAGCGCATCACCTTTCGCTTCAGTGCCGCGGCAGGTGCCGCCGCCTCGATCGACACCGGCATCCCCGCGGATAATCCCCTGGCCAAAGAGCTGATGGACAGTCTCTGCACCGGCCAGCGCGGCTTCTGGGCGATCAACAAGGCGCAATGGCCGACGGGCGGGCATCAAAAATTGCCGCCGCCGCTGGCGCTTCTCCAGGACGGACGTACCTACATTTTCGAGTTGATGAACGGCACGCCCCATCCGCACCCGATCCATCTGCACGGCCACACCTTCGAGGTTGTGTCCGCCTCGCGGCAGGACCTGCCGCGCTTTCTGGCCGATACCGTGGTCGTCCAGCCCAAGGAACGTATTGAAATTGCTTTCGTTGCGGCCAAAGGCGACTGGATGTTCCACTGCCATATCCTGGAGCACCAGGAAAACGGTATGATGGGCTGGCTCAGGGTTGCGTAA